AAAAAACCGAAGTCAGAATTGGATGTGCCATTCTCAACCGTATAGCTCAAATAGGTATGCCGGTGTCATATAAGGTTGCTGTCTAATCATCGATTTATCAGGGGATGCTGTATCTTTACAATCTTTGCGCAACAAAGCCCTTCTGATATGAAGCCAGAAGCAGCTATTCGACTGAAATATCAATCACTCTCCCCGCGGCTCGATGAACACACGAGACGGATCTGGGCCGCCACAGAAGCTGGCGCCCTTGGATATGGTGGTATTTCCCTGGTGGCACGTGCTACGAATATATCTCGACGGGTGATTCTCGTTGGTTTAGGGGAGATAAATACCGGTGACATTTTACCGGCAGGACGCGTCCGCCGATCTGGCGGTGGGCGTAAAGCTGCAGTTCATCATCAGCCCGATTTGCGGGACAGGTTGGAAAGTTTAGTCGAGCCTTTAACGCGCGGCGATCCAGAGTCGCCCTTACGCTGGACATGTAAAAGCACACGCTGTCTGTCTCGGGAGTTGATCCGGCTGGGTTATAAGGCAAGCAGCCGGGTAGTTAGAGTTCTTCTCCATGAAATGAAATACAGTCTCCAGGGCAATTGCAAAACAGTTGAGGGGAAACAACATCCCGACCGCAATGCGCAGTTTGAGTACATCAACACCCGCGTTACGGCAGAAATGAAAGCCTCACAACCGGTCATTTCCGTAGACACCAAAAAGCTTGCCCTGAGCCCCTCTTTTACTCTCGGGGCAGGCTCCGCCGAAGGGAAGGAACTTGTGGGGAACTATGCCAATCGCGGGAAACAGTGGCTTAAACTGGGATCTGCGCTAAAGGTCAAGGGCCACGATTTTTCCGATCCTTCTGTCCCCCGGGCTCATCCGTATGGCATTTACGAGTTGACGCGCAACTGTGGTTTTGTCAAGGTTGGAACCGATCATGACCCCGCGACTTTTGCCGTTGCATCCATCAGGGCTTGGTGGCAAGAGCAAGGGATGCGCGCTTATCCCAAGA
This DNA window, taken from candidate division TA06 bacterium, encodes the following:
- a CDS encoding ISAzo13 family transposase — encoded protein: MKPEAAIRLKYQSLSPRLDEHTRRIWAATEAGALGYGGISLVARATNISRRVILVGLGEINTGDILPAGRVRRSGGGRKAAVHHQPDLRDRLESLVEPLTRGDPESPLRWTCKSTRCLSRELIRLGYKASSRVVRVLLHEMKYSLQGNCKTVEGKQHPDRNAQFEYINTRVTAEMKASQPVISVDTKKLALSPSFTLGAGSAEGKELVGNYANRGKQWLKLGSALKVKGHDFSDPSVPRAHPYGIYELTRNCGFVKVGTDHDPATFAVASIRAWWQEQGMRAYPKTKRLLITADAGGSNGTRLRLWKWELQRLANKLRLPISVCHFPPGTSKWNKVEHRLFSFISSNWRGEPLVDYETVVNLIAKTTTTTGLKVFCRLDRRRYPVGRKISNDEWVKINLIRNDFHGDWNYTILPRWKC